The DNA region GACGGTCCGGATCGAAAATTCACTCGCCTGGTTCGACACGGCCATGGACGAGCTGGATGCCGCCTTCCCGCAGGCCGAACGCGCCGGGCCGCCCGGTGGCCGGTACGCCAACGAGCTTTTCACCGACGGCGTCGGCGTCATGACCGTCTTCCGGCCGGTCCGCAGCCCGCGCGGCGGCGGCCGGCTGGAGGTTGTCGAATTGCCGGCGGCCGACCTGGCCGTGACCGTCCATGCGGGCCCGCACGACGACATCGATGTCACCTACGGCCGGCTGGGGGACTGGGTCGTCTCACACGCCCTGGGCATCGACGGACCCGTCCACGAGACATACCCGGCGGGTCCCCGCGACACCGGGGACCCCCGGCGGTGGCGTACCGAGATCGGTTGGCCGGTCTTCCGACTCACTCCCGGCTGACGCCAGCCGAGGCGCCGGAGCGGCGCACTTGACCTTCTCGTCGGGGGAGACCCGACCGTGGGGGTATGCACAAAACATCAGACCGCGAAGCTGCCCTCACCTGGGCCGAGTTGCCGGCCGTGATCACGGCGTACCTTTCCGCGCACGAAGCCCGGGACACCGCGACCGCGGTGCGCGCGTTCGCCGTAGACGCCGTGGTGACGGACGAGGGCCACACCTACCGGGGGCGGGAAGAAATCCGGGCCTGGCTGACCAACAGTGGCAGCCGGTACACGTACAGCACGGATTTCGTCGGCGCTCATCGGATCGGTGCAGCCCAGTTCGATGTGCTCCAGCATCTGGAGGGGAACTTCCCGGGCGGCTCGGCGGACCTGCACTACCGGTTCACCCTGGCCGGCACCTCGATCATCCGGCTAACGATCGAACCGTAGGCGATGCCGCCCTCCGCATCGATGCAAGTCGGTGGCTTGAGGCGTGCGGCCGACGGAGCGGGGGTGCACATCACGGTGAGTGGATTGATCCGAAACTCATGGCGACCGAGGGCTGGCGCATTGCTGTCCGTCGTTGGATGATGACCGCCGGCAACATCGTTGATCTCGGCGCCAGCGCCCAGACGGAGGGCTGTTCCGTGAAGCACGACCATTCGCCTGTCTTGCCAGGCCACGGCGCTACGGACTATGCACGCTACATGCGGATCGATGCGTTGCTCGATTTGCAACGATCGCCGGACGAGGTCATACATCGCGACGAACTGCTTTTCCAGGTGGTGCACCAGTCGACTGAGTTGTGGCTCAAACTGGCGGCAGCGGAGTTGGCGGAGGCGACCGCACAGGTCGCTGCGGGGCAGTTGGCGGCGGCGGAGGCGCTGCTGGTCCGGGCGACGCTCGCGGTCCGATTGATCACCGACCAGTTGGAGATGTTGCGATATCTCTCACCAGTGGATTTCCAGGCGATGCAGCCTGCTCTGGGCAACGGTTCCGGTGCAGAATCGCCTGGGTGGCGAGAGGTCCAGTCAGCCAGCCGAAAGCTCGGCCGTGCCTTCGACGAGCAGCTCGCCACGCACGGCGTCGCCGCGACGGAGATGTGCCCGACCGACCCGTCAGAACCGCTGCACCGGCTCGCCGAGGCGATGGTGGAGTGGGACGAACGGGTGTCGGTGTGGCGGGTCCGCCATTACCAGGTGGCACTGCGAATCGGCGGGCATCGGCCGGCCGGCAGCCCCGGTAGCGCGGCGAACATGCTGGCAAAGCTCGCCGGACACCGATTCTTTCCCGCACTGTGGCAGGCGCGGATGAGCCTCACCACCAACGGATAGCCCTGCTCAACCCCGGGCTCTGTGGTCGACGGCATATCCCTCGACCGTCAGCGTGGTTCGGTCTCGTCAAGTTCGAGGGGTGGCATGTGCGTGCGTTGACTTCCTGGTTGTCCGGCCCGAGTGAACCGCACAGCTTTCCCTACTCGCCGGTGCTGGCCGAATTTCACCGGCTCGGCAAACACTTTGTCGAAAAGGATTTTCTCGCCCTGCTCGACAGCGCTCGGCAGGTGGTGGCCCGCCGGGCCACCGCCGGCGGCGACGCCGCGACCCGGCAGCTGACCGACTTCCTGGACGTCGCACTCGACAAGTGGGACGGCCGTTACGACTATCGCAGTTACCTTGCCCTGCGGTTGCTCCGACTGCCGGATTCCACCGACGATCCGCCCACAGTGGAGGCCGCTGACGAGCGGCGGGTCCGGGACCGGCTCCTCGTCAGCCTGGTCGCCGACACGCTGGCGTTCGAGTTGGCCGCCGCCGCGCACACCACCGGGCTACTTCCACAGGAGCGGCCCGGACCGGTGCTGGTGACCAAACGGTGCCGGCTGGGTGTGCGAGCCGTCGCTCCTGCGCTGGCTCGTCTCGGTGTGGCCGAGGCGGTCGGAGTGGCCCCCCCGGCCACTGCCGCGACCGGCCTGCTCGCCGTCGCCCGTGCGCTGCTCTCCCCGGGGGACCCGTCGCTGCGGCTGAGCATGCTGCCGGTCCACGTGACGCACGACGAGTACCTGTTCATCCGGGTGCTCCAGGCCTACGAGTGCATCTTCGCCGGGGTCGCCGAGGAACTTCGGGCGGCAGTGACCGCCCTGGCGGGGGACACGCCGGCCGCCGCCGCCGAACGACTCGGCTACGCGGGTGACCTGCTGTGCACCGCAGCTCCCCTCTTCTCCCTGCTGGCCACCATGCAGCCGGAGTCGTTCCGCACCTTCCGGCAGTACACCGAGGGGGCCAGCGCGATCCAGTCCCGCTCCTACAAGCTGGTCGAGTCGCTGTGCCGTACCCCGGAGGTGGGCCGACTGGACTCGGTCGCCTACCAGTCGGTGCCGGAGGTGCAGGCCCGGGTACGCGACGGCCAGCCGACAGTGGACCAGACGTACCGGCGGGCGGTTGCCGACGGCCGGCTCACCGGAGCGGACGCCGTCCTGGTGGCACGGCGGATGGCCGCGTTCGCCGGTGCCCTGACGCAGTGGCGTCGTACCCATCTGCGGGTCGCGGTGCGGATGCTCGGTGCGCGGTCCGGCACGGGCTACACCGAGGGTACGCCCTACCTGGCAGCGGTCAGCACCGCCCCGGTCTTCGCCGCCGTGACCACCGACGTCGCCACACCCGACCAGGACGAAAGGCGTTGCGCGTGAACCGGCCCGAGCGGAATCCCCGGTGCCTCGACGCCGCCGCACACGCCGCCCTGCGCGCGGAGTTCCCCCTGCTGGAAAGCTGCGTCTACCTGAACAGCAACTCCACCGGTGCCGCGCCGAGGGGTGTCGAGCGGGTGCTGCACGACTACTGGCAGACGCTACGCACCTGGCGCGACGACATCTGGCAGGACTGGCACATCGGCCTCGACCGGTACGCCGACTCGGTGGCCGCCCTGCTGGGCGCGCCGCCGGGCAGTGTGCTCACCGACGCGAACCTGAGCACCTTCCTGGCCCGACTGGCCTCCTGTTTCGACTACCGCCCGCCCCGCAACCGGGTGGTCATCACGGATCTCGACTATCCGACGGTGCCGTTCATCTTCCGGGCGTACGCCCGATATGGCGCGCAGCTCGACGTGGTCGGCACCGGTGGCCCCCACCTCGACCAGGACGCGCTGGAAGCCCGGATCGACGAGCGGACGCTGCTGGTGTGCGTGCCGCACGCCAGCTTCACCTCCGGGGCCACCGTCGACCTGTCCCGGCTGGTGACCCGAGCCCACCAGGTCGGTGCGCTGGTGGTGGTGGACGCCTTCCAGACCGTCGGGGTGGTGCCGTTGGAGGTCACCGCACTCGGCGTCGACGTCGTCCTGGGCGGATCCCACAAGTGGCTCTGCGGCGCCGGCACCGCCTTCCTCTATGTCCGGCCGGACCTGGTGCCACTGCTGACTCCGGCAGCCACCGGGTGGCAGGCCGGCGACCGGGCACTGACCTTCCGACCGTCGCCCGGCTGGGCGCCCGGCATCCGTCGCTTCGCCGGCGGCACACCGTACCCGCTGACCTCCCTGATCTCCCAGGTCGGCCTGGACCTGCTGCTCGACGTCGGAGCCGACGCCATCCGGCGGCATTCGCTGGCGCTCACCCAACGGCTGCTGGATCGGGCCGAGGCCACCGGCATCACGGTGGTCAGCCCCACCGACAGCGCTGCCCGAGGCGGCGTGGTGTGCCTGGACATCCCCGACGGCGAGGCCGTCAAGCAGCGGCTGGCCGCTCGGGACGTGATCTGCAGTTGGCGCGGCTACCTGCGGGTCGGCCCGCATGTCTACAACACCCTCGACGAGATCGACCTGTTCATGGATGCGCTGGAAGAGGAGTTGCGCCGGTGACCGTCACCCTCTCGCCCCGGGCGTTGATGAGTCTGCTCGTCAACGGCCCCAAGGCCATGGACGTGCTGCACACGGCACTCGACCTGGGACTGCTCGACGCGCTGGAGGCCGGACCGGTCCGCCTCGACGCGTTGGCCACCCGGTTCGGGGTGCTTCCGCTGCGGCTGTACAAGTTTCTCGACTGCATCGAGAGCCTCGGGCTGCTGACCCGCGACGAGCCCGACGACGACATCGGCGCGACCAGCTACCACGCCGTGCCGGGGCTGCGGGACGCGGTCAACGCGGTGGTCGGTCCCGACGCCACCGAACGGGACAGAGATCGCTACCCGTGGCGGCAGTTGCACGGCCGGCTGGCCGAGAGCCTGCGTGGTGAGGTCAGCATCGACGACGGGTTCGCCTGGCCACCGAAGACGGCCGAGCAGACCGCCGAGTTCGAGCGCAGCATGGCCCTCGGGCTGGGACCGGCGATCGAGACGGTACGCCGGCACTCAGATCGGCTCTGGTCGGACCGGCATCGGCTGCTGGACGTCGGTGGCGGTGACGGAACCCTCGCCGCACACATCCTCGACACCGCGCCGGACCTGCGGGCCGACGTGTACAACCTGCCGGCGGTGGCACCACTGGTGGCCGCCACCCGGGACGCCCGTGGCCACGCGGATCGACTCGGTTTCGTCGGCGGCGACTTCTTCCTCGAACCCCTACCGGGCGGTTACGACGCGCTGTCCTTCGTCCGGGTCCTGCACGACTGGCCGAACGCGGTGGCCCGCGAACTGGTGCAGCAGGCGTACGCGGCGTTGGAGCCGGGTGGGCTGCTCCTGATCTGCGAGGAGTTCCGCACCCCGGACCGACTGGCCATGCAGTTCTTCTGGAGCTACTTCCTGATCGGCGTCGACAGCAGCGTCAGCCGGCTCCGCGAGGCGGACCACTACACCAAGCTGCTCACCGAGGTCGGCTTCCAGGAGGTGGCCGTGCTGCCGGGCACCTGGGAACTCGTCACCGCGTACAAGCCGTCCGGGCGAGAGTGATTCACGCAGACGACTAAACGCGAGCGGCACTCCGCACGACAGTGGGGTGTGATGATGACATTGCCCAAGCACGGAGCATGGGCGGCGTTGGCCGCCCTGACTGCGGGCGCCCTGCCCTGGCAGTCGACCACCCTGATGGCGGGCATGCTGGCCGTCTGCACCGCGATGAGCCTGCTAGCCGAGTGGCAGGCGCGAGGCAACCTGGTCACCCCGACCCGCGTCGCTCTCACGGTCCGGATCGTCTGCGGGAACGCGACGGGCGGGCAGACCCTGCGGCTGACCTGGACTGCCGAGGCAGATCGGCACCGACAGCAGCCAGGGACGTGATGTGGGGTCCGTCGAGTCCCGGCCGAAGCTCACCAGAACCCAGGTCGAGCAGATCGAGCAGGTCTACCTGCTCGAGGCCGAGGACCTGCACCGGTACGCCCACTCGCGTTCGTGGGTCCGGGCCTGCGATGCGCAGGATCTGGTGCAGATCACGTTCCACGAAGCCGTCCGCGCCTGGGAGAAGGTCGAGCCCCTCGGTTCCGACGAGCGCAGACGATGGCTGCGTCAAGTGCTCCGGAACAAGGCCGTCGACCTCTGGAGAAAGCAGAAGCGGGTCGATCTGGCCGTCGATGTCCCCGACCTGCCCCCGCCGTCCGACAACGAGACGGCCGAGCACGTGGAGCTGATGATCGCCCTGACCAGTTGCTGGAAGGCGATCGAACAGATGCCACCACGTCGGCGGATGATCGCGCTCCTGGTCTGGGGTGAGGCATGGGAGGTTAAACGCGCCGCCGACCACCTCGGGCTGGCGACGAGCACGGTTCGCGTCCATCTGCGAGAGGCACGTCTACAGCTGAGAGCCAGCGTCGGACACCTGGTGCCGTTCATCGAAGACGAGGAAGACTGGGAGCCCGCGTGATGACCGACAACGAGGAGCGGATGCCGCTCACCTTCGCCGAGGTCTACCGACGCGCCCGCGCCGCCGGGGGAGAGGCGTTCCCACCCTTTGACCTCAGACGTGGCCTGAACGACCTGAGGACCTGGATCGACCGGGAAGTCGACGTCGTGGAAGACCTTCCCTCTGCCGCGGTGCGACGCTCGCAGCCGGAACTGCGGGGGCGCCACGATCTGCTGGCAGAGTTGGTGACCCTGGCGCGCCGACCCGCAGAGGGCGGTCCCGCCGTGCTCGTCGGGGCGGGCGGTTCCGGAAAGTCCACGCTGGCTGCCGCCCTGACCCAGCGGGCGCGAAGCTGGGACCGCCAGGTGTGGTGGGTCTCCGCCGCCGATCCGGCGAACTTCTTCGAGGGTTTGAC from Micromonospora sp. NBC_01739 includes:
- a CDS encoding aminotransferase class V-fold PLP-dependent enzyme; translation: MNRPERNPRCLDAAAHAALRAEFPLLESCVYLNSNSTGAAPRGVERVLHDYWQTLRTWRDDIWQDWHIGLDRYADSVAALLGAPPGSVLTDANLSTFLARLASCFDYRPPRNRVVITDLDYPTVPFIFRAYARYGAQLDVVGTGGPHLDQDALEARIDERTLLVCVPHASFTSGATVDLSRLVTRAHQVGALVVVDAFQTVGVVPLEVTALGVDVVLGGSHKWLCGAGTAFLYVRPDLVPLLTPAATGWQAGDRALTFRPSPGWAPGIRRFAGGTPYPLTSLISQVGLDLLLDVGADAIRRHSLALTQRLLDRAEATGITVVSPTDSAARGGVVCLDIPDGEAVKQRLAARDVICSWRGYLRVGPHVYNTLDEIDLFMDALEEELRR
- a CDS encoding MerR family transcriptional regulator, translating into MTLRRGLTIGEFATVTHLSVRTLRRYHESGLLVPATVDPHTNYRYYLPDQIATAQVIHRLRELDVPLVEVRSIITTGDPQQRAELIAGHLRRLEAALDRTRAAVVSLRQLLRPDAATLEVELRSVPARTVVAISATVRIENSLAWFDTAMDELDAAFPQAERAGPPGGRYANELFTDGVGVMTVFRPVRSPRGGGRLEVVELPAADLAVTVHAGPHDDIDVTYGRLGDWVVSHALGIDGPVHETYPAGPRDTGDPRRWRTEIGWPVFRLTPG
- a CDS encoding nuclear transport factor 2 family protein, which produces MHKTSDREAALTWAELPAVITAYLSAHEARDTATAVRAFAVDAVVTDEGHTYRGREEIRAWLTNSGSRYTYSTDFVGAHRIGAAQFDVLQHLEGNFPGGSADLHYRFTLAGTSIIRLTIEP
- a CDS encoding RNA polymerase sigma factor, with protein sequence MGSVESRPKLTRTQVEQIEQVYLLEAEDLHRYAHSRSWVRACDAQDLVQITFHEAVRAWEKVEPLGSDERRRWLRQVLRNKAVDLWRKQKRVDLAVDVPDLPPPSDNETAEHVELMIALTSCWKAIEQMPPRRRMIALLVWGEAWEVKRAADHLGLATSTVRVHLREARLQLRASVGHLVPFIEDEEDWEPA
- a CDS encoding tryptophan 2,3-dioxygenase family protein → MKHDHSPVLPGHGATDYARYMRIDALLDLQRSPDEVIHRDELLFQVVHQSTELWLKLAAAELAEATAQVAAGQLAAAEALLVRATLAVRLITDQLEMLRYLSPVDFQAMQPALGNGSGAESPGWREVQSASRKLGRAFDEQLATHGVAATEMCPTDPSEPLHRLAEAMVEWDERVSVWRVRHYQVALRIGGHRPAGSPGSAANMLAKLAGHRFFPALWQARMSLTTNG
- a CDS encoding tryptophan 2,3-dioxygenase family protein — protein: MRALTSWLSGPSEPHSFPYSPVLAEFHRLGKHFVEKDFLALLDSARQVVARRATAGGDAATRQLTDFLDVALDKWDGRYDYRSYLALRLLRLPDSTDDPPTVEAADERRVRDRLLVSLVADTLAFELAAAAHTTGLLPQERPGPVLVTKRCRLGVRAVAPALARLGVAEAVGVAPPATAATGLLAVARALLSPGDPSLRLSMLPVHVTHDEYLFIRVLQAYECIFAGVAEELRAAVTALAGDTPAAAAERLGYAGDLLCTAAPLFSLLATMQPESFRTFRQYTEGASAIQSRSYKLVESLCRTPEVGRLDSVAYQSVPEVQARVRDGQPTVDQTYRRAVADGRLTGADAVLVARRMAAFAGALTQWRRTHLRVAVRMLGARSGTGYTEGTPYLAAVSTAPVFAAVTTDVATPDQDERRCA
- a CDS encoding methyltransferase translates to MTVTLSPRALMSLLVNGPKAMDVLHTALDLGLLDALEAGPVRLDALATRFGVLPLRLYKFLDCIESLGLLTRDEPDDDIGATSYHAVPGLRDAVNAVVGPDATERDRDRYPWRQLHGRLAESLRGEVSIDDGFAWPPKTAEQTAEFERSMALGLGPAIETVRRHSDRLWSDRHRLLDVGGGDGTLAAHILDTAPDLRADVYNLPAVAPLVAATRDARGHADRLGFVGGDFFLEPLPGGYDALSFVRVLHDWPNAVARELVQQAYAALEPGGLLLICEEFRTPDRLAMQFFWSYFLIGVDSSVSRLREADHYTKLLTEVGFQEVAVLPGTWELVTAYKPSGRE